One region of Quercus lobata isolate SW786 chromosome 2, ValleyOak3.0 Primary Assembly, whole genome shotgun sequence genomic DNA includes:
- the LOC115978030 gene encoding putative EG45-like domain containing protein 1 produces MAKLQLFFQSLIVILAVLFHLSHADVGTAARYRTPYLPTACYGNDAGQFPSSNLFASAGEGIWDNGAACGRQYLVRCISAAQPRTCIPGETIQIKIVDRALSSVSRPSQPGATMVLSKTAFGMIAKPTAPAINIEFTQV; encoded by the exons ATGGCCAAGCTTCAACTTTTCTTTCAAAGCTTGATTGTAATTCTAGCTGTGCTTTTCCATCTCTCTCATGCTGATGTTGGCACAGCTGCCCGTTATAGAACCCCATATTTAC CCACAGCCTGCTATGGAAACGATGCAGGACAGTTCCCCTCGAGCAACCTGTTCGCATCGGCCGGCGAGGGGATATGGGACAATGGTGCCGCCTGTGGGAGGCAGTATTTGGTGCGGTGCATAAGCGCGGCTCAGCCTAGAACTTGCATTCCAGGCGaaacaattcaaataaaaatcgTTGATCGTGCACTCAGTTCAGTTTCTAGGCCTTCCCAGCCCGGTGCTACCATGGTTCTTTCTAAAACTGCATTTGGGATGATTGCCAAACCTACCGCGCCTGCCATTAACATAGAATTCACGCA GGTTTGA
- the LOC115978029 gene encoding EG45-like domain containing protein: MHKVQLFSQSLFVILAVLIYLSQLSRADVGTSAHYRTPYLPTACYGNNAAQFPSSNLFASAGEGIWDNGAACGRQYLVRCISAAHPRTCIPGQTIQIRIVDRALSSVSRPSRHGATIVLSKTAFGMIAKPSASCINIEFQQV, translated from the exons ATGCACAAGGTTCAACTTTTCTCTCAAAGCCTATTTGTAATTCTGGCAGTGCTGATTTatctctctcaactctctcgTGCTGATGTTGGCACATCTGCCCACTACAGAACCCCATATTTAC CCACAGCCTGCTATGGAAACAATGCAGCACAGTTCCCTTCAAGCAACCTCTTCGCGTCGGCCGGCGAGGGGATATGGGACAATGGTGCTGCATGTGGGAGGCAGTATTTGGTGCGGTGCATAAGCGCGGCTCACCCTAGAACCTGCATTCCAGGCCAAACAATTCAAATAAGGATCGTTGATCGAGCACTCAGTTCAGTTTCTAGGCCTTCCCGGCATGGTGCCACCATTGTTCTTTCTAAAACTGCATTTGGGATGATTGCCAAACCTTCAGCCTCATGTATTAACATAGAATTTCAGCA GGTTTGA
- the LOC115961459 gene encoding transcription initiation factor TFIID subunit 8-like translates to MKAKPPSKPKTHLHLHQEEPQNPSEFSFAIPKIAVSQICQSVGYKATQLSALNALTMVATKYLEAIAKSASSLANTSNCTQSNLLDLTLALHHLVTLHTSTLFSISFSRGGIIRDLADFVSFNDEIPFAKPIPRLQITSIPSWTSSFSSSSSSSHVPKWLPKFLDSVISCSVNERKCGERLWEDSVLGGRGFGLVDLLLGL, encoded by the coding sequence ATGAAAGCAAAGCCTCcttcaaaaccaaaaacccatcttcatcttcatcaagAAGAACCCCAAAACCCATCAGAGTTCTCATTCGCCATACCCAAAATAGCAGTCTCGCAGATCTGCCAGTCAGTGGGGTACAAGGCCACCCAGCTCTCCGCACTCAATGCTTTGACCATGGTGGCCACCAAGTACCTTGAGGCCATAGCCAAGTCGGCCTCTTCCTTGGCCAACACCTCCAACTGCACGCAGTCGAACCTGCTGGACCTAACACTTGCCCTCCACCACCTTGTTACTCTCCATACCTCCACTCTCTTCTCCATCTCTTTCTCCAGAGGAGGAATCATCAGAGATCTCGCTGACTTCGTCTCCTTCAATGACGAAATCCCATTTGCCAAGCCAATCCCACGCCTACAGATTACTTCCATTCCTTCCtggacttcttctttttcttcttcttcttcttcttctcatgtGCCCAAATGGCTGCCCAAGTTTCTTGATAGTGTTATTAGTTGCTCAGTGAATGAGAGGAAGTGTGGGGAGAGGTTGTGGGAGGATTCAGTTTTGGGTGGTAGAGGATTTGGTTTGGTTGATCTGTTactgggtttgtga